The proteins below come from a single Halothiobacillus neapolitanus c2 genomic window:
- a CDS encoding AtzG-like protein, with product MNPDPKTLAIESYVDAALELNQITLTPELRLDVVKQFTLLRQMKATLDSQPISIDEEPSNLYRL from the coding sequence ATGAATCCTGATCCTAAAACCCTCGCAATCGAATCCTATGTCGATGCGGCACTCGAACTGAATCAGATAACGCTGACACCGGAGCTTCGCCTCGATGTCGTCAAGCAGTTCACCCTGCTCCGCCAGATGAAAGCCACGCTGGACAGTCAACCGATATCGATCGACGAAGAACCGTCCAACCTCTATCGCCTATGA
- a CDS encoding cysteine hydrolase family protein produces MNMDTLRVDAQPFAWRFPPARTAVIMIDMQRDFILPGGFGDTLGNDVARLKPAVTAALELLDWCRARNMLVVHTKEAHAADLSDCPLAKRLRGDPTLRIGDPGSMGRILIDGEFGADFVEELTPLPGEVIITKPGKGAFYATELGEILKAHGITHLLFGGVTTEVCVQTTMREANDRGYECLLVEEATESYFPEFKQATLAMIRAQGGIVGWTATLEALTHATPQTESQEVSADES; encoded by the coding sequence ATGAACATGGATACGTTGCGCGTGGATGCACAACCTTTTGCCTGGCGTTTTCCTCCCGCCCGTACCGCCGTCATCATGATCGACATGCAGCGGGATTTCATTCTGCCCGGCGGTTTCGGCGACACGCTTGGCAACGATGTGGCGCGTCTAAAGCCCGCCGTCACCGCGGCTCTTGAACTGCTCGACTGGTGCCGTGCGCGAAACATGCTCGTGGTCCATACCAAGGAAGCCCATGCGGCAGACTTGTCAGATTGCCCGCTGGCGAAGCGGCTGCGTGGCGACCCGACGCTGCGGATCGGCGATCCGGGTTCGATGGGACGCATTCTGATCGACGGCGAATTCGGTGCGGATTTCGTCGAGGAACTTACTCCTCTGCCCGGCGAAGTTATTATCACCAAACCGGGCAAGGGCGCGTTCTATGCCACCGAACTGGGCGAGATTCTCAAGGCGCACGGTATCACTCACCTGCTGTTCGGCGGCGTCACGACCGAGGTCTGCGTGCAAACCACCATGCGCGAAGCCAACGACCGCGGTTATGAATGCCTGCTGGTCGAAGAAGCAACCGAAAGCTATTTCCCCGAATTCAAACAAGCCACGCTGGCGATGATTCGCGCACAGGGCGGCATCGTCGGCTGGACAGCTACGCTCGAAGCGCTCACCCACGCTACGCCGCAAACGGAATCACAGGAGGTATCCGCCGATGAATCCTGA
- a CDS encoding ABC transporter ATP-binding protein, with translation MNTSPKALNLDRSPVSSHGLELEIIGLGKRFGDVVALDNVSLRIPAGGFHALLGENGAGKSTLVKCLVGFYTPDTGDVLINQREVKIPSPREAAQLGIGMVYQHFTLVPGMTVAENLVMAKGALPALIDWKKEREELTAFIDTLPFRIPLDKYANSLAAGEKQKVEIIKQLYLKRRFLILDEPTSVLTPDEADEVLGFVKNLASSKALTVLIITHKFREVTAYADDVTVLRRGKFAGSGAVKDLSVEQMAEMMVGGALGKQTTMRTLASVIPEYKPKLVIENLCAHGDYDQLVLDGINLSVRPGEILGIAGVSGNGQKELVEVLIGQRKKSAGKVLVDGEPYSGKRAEIARHKVFSLPEEPLRNGCVAGLSVAENMALRNYDQPPLARFGFLLNRKALKQQAQRYVEAFGVKTDGINAKIRTLSGGNVQRAVLARELSNPVNLLIVANPVFGLDFNAVAETHARLLAARANGTAILLVSEDLDELLELADRITVMSEGKLVYETSAETADLRVIGHHMAGGHHDEREVA, from the coding sequence ATGAACACATCGCCCAAAGCATTAAATCTTGATAGATCACCGGTTAGCTCGCATGGTCTGGAATTGGAGATCATCGGCCTGGGCAAACGCTTTGGCGATGTTGTCGCGCTGGACAATGTGTCCCTGCGCATTCCCGCCGGTGGATTCCACGCGTTACTGGGTGAAAACGGCGCCGGAAAATCCACCCTGGTCAAATGTCTAGTCGGTTTTTACACACCCGATACGGGCGATGTACTGATCAATCAACGTGAAGTCAAAATCCCTTCGCCACGGGAAGCGGCGCAACTCGGCATCGGCATGGTCTACCAGCACTTCACCCTCGTACCCGGAATGACCGTGGCTGAAAATCTGGTGATGGCTAAAGGTGCCCTACCCGCACTCATCGACTGGAAGAAGGAGCGCGAGGAGCTGACCGCATTCATCGACACCCTGCCGTTCCGGATACCCCTCGATAAATACGCCAACAGCTTGGCTGCGGGCGAAAAGCAAAAAGTCGAGATCATCAAGCAGCTCTACCTCAAGCGCCGTTTCCTGATTCTCGACGAGCCCACATCGGTACTCACCCCAGACGAGGCCGACGAAGTGCTCGGTTTCGTCAAGAACCTGGCGTCGAGCAAGGCTCTGACCGTACTCATCATCACACACAAGTTCCGGGAAGTAACGGCCTACGCCGATGACGTCACCGTGTTGCGCCGCGGCAAGTTTGCAGGCAGTGGTGCGGTAAAAGATCTGAGTGTCGAACAGATGGCCGAAATGATGGTTGGCGGTGCACTGGGCAAGCAGACGACCATGCGCACGCTTGCGTCTGTCATCCCGGAATACAAACCCAAACTGGTGATCGAAAACCTGTGCGCCCACGGCGATTACGATCAACTTGTACTGGACGGCATTAACCTCAGCGTACGTCCGGGGGAAATCCTGGGGATTGCGGGCGTTTCTGGTAACGGTCAGAAAGAACTGGTCGAAGTACTGATCGGACAACGAAAGAAATCCGCAGGCAAGGTGCTGGTCGATGGTGAACCGTATTCGGGTAAGCGCGCCGAAATCGCACGACACAAGGTCTTTTCCCTGCCCGAAGAACCCCTGCGCAACGGCTGTGTCGCCGGGCTTTCGGTGGCCGAAAACATGGCGCTGCGCAATTACGACCAACCACCGCTCGCTCGCTTCGGCTTCCTGCTCAACCGCAAGGCGCTGAAACAGCAGGCACAACGCTATGTCGAGGCCTTCGGCGTCAAGACGGACGGCATCAATGCCAAGATCAGAACCCTCTCGGGCGGCAACGTCCAGCGGGCGGTGCTGGCACGCGAACTATCGAACCCGGTGAATCTGCTCATCGTGGCCAACCCGGTATTTGGCCTAGACTTCAATGCCGTGGCCGAAACCCACGCCCGGCTTCTGGCCGCACGCGCCAATGGCACGGCCATTTTGCTTGTCAGTGAAGATCTGGACGAATTGCTGGAGCTCGCCGATCGCATCACGGTGATGAGCGAGGGCAAACTGGTCTACGAAACGTCTGCCGAAACCGCCGACCTGCGCGTCATCGGCCACCATATGGCCGGTGGACACCACGATGAACGGGAGGTCGCATGA
- a CDS encoding AtzE family amidohydrolase has product MNTSFPFTATECVDAFTRGDCSAVEIAEATLARIEMVNSTLNAFTEITAPRMRREAELVDSARRQNQPLGPLAAVPYAVKNLFDVEGITTLAGAKLYEQCPPASRDADLVNKLNRAGGLLAGTLNMDAYAYGFTTENSHYGATHNPRNTTRSAGGSSGGTGAAVAAGLVPIGLASDTNGSIRVPSSLCGVFGLKPTYGRLSRTGTQMFVSSLDHLGPLATTTEDLALAYDALQGSDPLDPACALRPIEPTRRGLNQDIDGLRIARLTGYFDEHAGPQALWASQTAARVLGASREIELPGVAAARSAAYLITASESGALYQDRLRTQIDLFEPLSRDRLIAGSLIPAAWYQQALRYRRWYLERVMHLFRDVDVLIAPATPITAPLLGQPSFTLGNREFATRPNMGLLTQPISFIGLPVAIAPLWPEGGLPMGLQIIAPPWREDLCLHVARVLEQTGLASSRTPRG; this is encoded by the coding sequence ATGAACACCAGCTTTCCATTCACGGCAACCGAATGCGTCGATGCTTTTACCCGGGGCGACTGCTCGGCCGTTGAAATCGCCGAAGCGACCCTAGCACGGATCGAAATGGTGAACTCGACGCTGAATGCCTTCACGGAAATCACGGCACCGCGGATGCGTAGGGAAGCAGAACTGGTAGACAGCGCCAGGCGGCAGAACCAGCCGCTTGGGCCGCTGGCTGCCGTGCCCTATGCCGTCAAGAATCTGTTCGATGTCGAGGGCATCACCACGCTCGCCGGCGCGAAACTGTACGAGCAGTGTCCACCAGCAAGCCGGGACGCGGATCTGGTCAACAAACTCAACCGGGCAGGTGGTCTTTTGGCAGGCACCCTGAACATGGACGCCTACGCCTACGGATTTACCACCGAAAACAGCCATTACGGCGCCACTCATAATCCGCGCAACACGACACGTTCGGCGGGTGGTTCCTCCGGTGGGACCGGGGCGGCGGTGGCGGCAGGACTGGTGCCGATCGGGCTGGCCAGCGACACCAACGGTTCCATTCGTGTTCCCTCGTCGCTTTGCGGGGTGTTCGGCCTCAAACCCACCTACGGGCGCTTGTCTCGAACCGGTACCCAGATGTTCGTTTCCAGTCTGGATCACCTCGGACCACTTGCGACCACGACGGAAGATCTCGCCCTGGCATACGATGCCCTGCAAGGCTCCGATCCGCTCGATCCTGCCTGTGCCCTGCGTCCCATCGAACCCACCCGACGCGGACTCAATCAAGACATCGACGGCCTGCGCATCGCTCGACTGACCGGCTATTTCGATGAGCATGCCGGCCCGCAAGCCCTTTGGGCAAGCCAGACCGCTGCACGGGTACTGGGCGCTTCACGCGAAATCGAATTGCCCGGTGTCGCAGCGGCTCGGTCCGCGGCGTACCTGATCACCGCATCGGAAAGCGGCGCCCTGTATCAGGATCGCCTGCGCACGCAGATCGATCTATTCGAACCGCTATCGCGGGATCGACTGATCGCCGGTTCGCTGATACCGGCTGCTTGGTATCAACAGGCATTGCGTTATCGGCGCTGGTATCTGGAGCGAGTGATGCATCTGTTCCGTGATGTTGACGTGCTGATCGCCCCCGCCACGCCCATCACCGCGCCCTTGCTTGGACAGCCCAGCTTCACACTCGGCAATCGAGAATTCGCCACTCGACCCAACATGGGCTTGCTGACCCAGCCCATTTCCTTTATCGGTTTGCCGGTTGCCATCGCGCCGCTCTGGCCCGAGGGTGGTCTGCCCATGGGTTTGCAAATTATCGCGCCGCCGTGGCGGGAGGATTTATGCCTGCACGTGGCGCGGGTGCTGGAACAGACCGGCCTAGCCAGTAGCAGAACACCGCGGGGTTGA
- a CDS encoding amidohydrolase family protein, which translates to MFDLLVKNSTLPDGRTGMDIGVTQGRIIAMQPQLPAEAEQTIDAAGQLVCPPFVDAHFHLDATLSYGLPRVNQSGTLLEGIALWGELKPLLTQEALIERAMTYCDWAVAKGLLAIRTHVDVSDPRLLAVEALLEVRERVKPYIDLQLVAFPQDGLLRQPHGLKNLIRALDMGVDVVGGIPHFERTMADGAESIRILCELAAERGLRVDMHCDESDDPLSRHIETLAYHTQRLGLQGRVTGSHLTSMHSMDNYYVSKLIPLMAEAEVSAIANPLINITLQGRHDTYPKRRGMTRVPELLAAGINVAFGQDCVMDPWYSLGSGDMLEVAHMGLHVAQMTSQSAMRDCFDAVTTRAARILGLEDYGIAIGARADLLVLQAQDPIDAIRLRANRLAVIRGGQVIAESPPNVSRLSLSGRPSEVRFQR; encoded by the coding sequence ATGTTTGACCTACTTGTTAAAAACAGTACCTTGCCCGATGGTCGAACCGGAATGGATATCGGGGTCACACAAGGCAGGATCATCGCCATGCAGCCCCAGCTTCCGGCCGAGGCCGAACAGACTATCGACGCAGCTGGGCAGTTAGTTTGCCCGCCTTTCGTCGATGCGCATTTCCATCTGGATGCCACCCTATCGTATGGCCTGCCTCGGGTGAACCAGTCCGGCACCTTGCTCGAAGGCATTGCGCTTTGGGGTGAGCTCAAGCCGTTGCTGACTCAGGAGGCGTTGATTGAGCGTGCAATGACCTACTGCGACTGGGCGGTCGCCAAGGGCTTGCTCGCAATCCGCACGCATGTGGATGTCAGTGATCCGCGACTACTCGCCGTTGAAGCACTGCTCGAGGTGCGTGAGCGCGTCAAACCCTACATCGACCTGCAACTGGTCGCTTTCCCCCAGGATGGTTTGTTGCGCCAGCCACACGGGCTGAAGAACCTGATCCGGGCGCTCGACATGGGGGTCGATGTCGTCGGCGGCATTCCGCATTTCGAACGCACCATGGCGGATGGTGCCGAGTCGATACGCATTCTATGTGAATTGGCGGCCGAGCGGGGTTTGCGGGTGGATATGCACTGCGACGAGTCCGATGATCCCCTGTCGCGGCACATCGAAACGCTGGCCTATCACACGCAACGACTGGGCTTGCAGGGTCGGGTGACAGGCTCGCACCTTACCTCTATGCACTCGATGGACAACTACTACGTGTCCAAATTGATTCCCCTGATGGCCGAGGCCGAGGTCTCGGCCATCGCCAACCCATTGATCAATATCACCTTGCAGGGGCGGCACGATACCTATCCCAAACGGCGCGGCATGACGCGGGTGCCGGAACTGCTGGCCGCCGGGATCAACGTCGCCTTCGGTCAGGATTGCGTGATGGACCCATGGTACAGCTTGGGCTCCGGCGACATGCTGGAGGTTGCGCACATGGGCTTACACGTGGCACAAATGACAAGTCAGTCAGCCATGCGGGATTGCTTCGATGCGGTCACCACCCGGGCGGCGCGCATCCTCGGCCTTGAGGACTATGGTATCGCCATCGGTGCGCGGGCGGATCTGCTGGTTTTGCAGGCACAGGATCCAATTGACGCCATCCGCCTGCGCGCCAATCGATTGGCCGTGATTCGCGGTGGTCAGGTCATCGCCGAGTCGCCGCCCAATGTCAGTCGGCTGTCGCTATCCGGTCGGCCATCCGAGGTTCGCTTCCAGCGTTAA
- the hpxZ gene encoding oxalurate catabolism protein HpxZ, with product MSEVRTTQPETIHPTNIQCGDINQSTIIEEVRAAFNQYEQALMKNDLEALDRFFWADSRVIRFGANENLYGIEAIRAFRQARPTQGLARTLRETHITAFGQNFAIATTEFLRPGQPIGRQTQVWVCLAEGWRIVSAHVSALPSAMAEV from the coding sequence ATGTCAGAAGTCAGGACTACTCAACCCGAAACAATCCATCCAACTAATATCCAATGCGGAGACATCAACCAGTCAACGATTATTGAAGAGGTCCGCGCAGCTTTCAATCAGTACGAACAGGCGCTCATGAAAAATGATCTGGAAGCGTTGGATCGTTTCTTCTGGGCCGACTCACGCGTGATTCGTTTTGGCGCCAACGAAAACCTGTACGGTATTGAAGCCATTCGAGCGTTTCGTCAGGCTCGACCGACGCAAGGACTGGCACGGACACTGCGCGAAACGCACATCACGGCCTTCGGACAGAACTTCGCGATAGCAACCACAGAATTCCTCCGTCCCGGTCAACCCATTGGGCGCCAAACTCAGGTTTGGGTGTGTTTAGCAGAAGGCTGGCGCATCGTTTCCGCCCACGTCAGCGCTCTCCCCTCTGCAATGGCCGAAGTATGA